CGCGCACCTCGTCGGGGGATGTGCCGACGAGCGGCGTGTTGCAGGCGAGGCAGCGGGTGAAGGGGCGCATGCGCGGGACGAGTCCGTAGCGCCGCGCCACCTCGGGCAGTTGCCGCGAGGGGTTCGTTTCGCGGGGGAAGTAGCCGTGCACCACCTCGGAGCGCTTGAGCACTCCCAGGTCTCGCGTGAGCAGGATGCGCTGCTCGTCGCGCGAGCGCCGGGCCAGCACGTCATCCGCGAAGTCGTTGCGCCACACGGTGTCGAAGCCGAGCATGCGCAGCAGGGAGGCGAGCCGGCCCAGGCCCACGTCGAGCAGGAAGCGGGGCTCGCTCAGGGCGGGAGGGCCCACGCGGAGGGAGGGCATCCCGTCCGGAGGGCAGCCGGGGGGATGGACGGCGATGCGCTGTCCGTGCTGGACCCGGTGGGAGAAGTCCACCGCCTCGCCATCCACGAGCACCACGTCCACCTCGGGGTGGGGCGGACCGAGCGACTCGATGAGATCCTTCACCGAGCACGGCGCGGGCAGGGGATGGGCGAACTCGACGCCCCGGCGCTCCGGGGCGAGGAAGTCGTTGAGGGGGCCGTGGAAGCGCAGCGTGAGGGGGTTCACGGCACGGGGGGCGGCTGCTTCTTCTGGCGCATCCGCTGGATGAGCCGATCGATGAGCGGGGTGACGGCGAAGGTGAGGGCGAAGCGGGGAATCTTGATGGCCTGGCAGGCGAGGTAGGCACCCGCGAAGGTGCCCGCGGCGCCCGCGGCGCTCTCCACCCTGAAGCCCGCGCGGATGAGCAGCATGAAGCCCACGAGGAAGAGGCTGAAGAGGCCCCAGTGCACCACGATGGCCAACATGCCATAGCGGGTGATGAACTCCTGGAGGCGTTCCATGAGCTTCGGCTTGGGCTTCACGGTGGCCGGGGGAGTGGTCGTCAGGTCTGGATTCGGAGTCACGGGAGGTTCAACAGTCGCCATTGCCCCCACCATGCCCCACTTCCGGGAAGCCAGCGAGCGAGCCCGACGCCTGTTCGTCTCCCAGGCGGCGCGGATTGTCAGGATCCGGGCGGCCGGGGTAGAGGTAGGGGTCTCATGGTGAAACGCTTTCGTGTCCTCATCCTCGTGGGCCTCGCCACCCTCGCCGCCGACCAGGTGACCAAGTACCTGGCCGTGGCCCATCTGACGGAGGCGCTCGACGGGCGCACGGGCCTGGCGGCCCGGCTGGAAGGCTTCGTGTCCGAGCGCAACCTGGACAACGACCCGCCCGTGGAGGGGGCGTTCCGCCGCTCGACCCGGCCCTACCGCTTCATCGAGGACTACTGGCACTTCCGCTACGTGGAGAACCCCGGGGCGGCGTGGGGGATGTTCGCCAACCTGCCCGAGGGGGTGCGCCGGCCCTTCTTCCATGGGGTGAGCCTCGTCGCGCTCGGCTTCATCCTCTACATGTACCTGAAGCTGACGCCGGATCAGGTCCGGTCGCGCTGGGCGCTGGCGCTCGTCACCGGCGGCGCGCTGGGCAACTTCGTGGATCGGCTCCTGCGCGGCTACGTCATCGACTTCATCGACTGGCACTGGCGCAACCAGCCGGGGATGCGCTGGCCCACCTTCAACGTGGCCGACGCGGCCATCTGCGTGGGGGTGGGACTGCTGCTGCTCGACTCCTTCCTGACGCGCCAGCCCGTGGAATCCGTGACGCCGGGGGGCCAGGTGGTGTAAGCCGCCTGCCGTGCCCCGTAAATACCTTCTCCTGCTGTCGGTGGCGCTCGGCGTCATCTTCCTCGATCAGTGGACGAAGTACCTCGTCGTGCGCGAGCTCACCACGCGCTTCGATGATCGGCCCACGCTGGGCGAGCGGCTGTCGGCGATGTATGGCGATCCGCCCCCGCCGGGCTATGACGGACTGCACTTCCGGTCCAAGCGGCACATCGAGATCGCCCCCTCGTTCTTCCGCCTGCGCTACGCGGAGAATCCTGGTGCCGCCTGGGGGATGTTCCGCGGCCTGCCGCCCCACATCCGGGGACCGCTCTTCCACGTGGTGAGCCTGGGCGCCGTGGTGTTCATCACCTGGTACTTCAGCAAGCTCAGTGGGAAGGATCCGAAGGAGCGCTGGGCGTTGTGGGGCCTGCCGCTGGTGCTCGGCGGCGCGCTGGGCAACTACATCGACCGGCTCGCCCGGGCCTTCGTCATCGATTTCCTCGAGGCCCATTGGTACGACAAGGCCGCGTGGCCCTCGTTCAACGTGGCCGACTCGGCCATCGTGGTGGGCGTGGGGCTGCTGCTGGTGGATGCCTTCGTGCGCAAGGAGACGCCCACGGAGGGCAAGTCCGCGGAACTCGGCTCCTGAGCCGCCGGGCGGCCCTTTTTCGTCCGGATCCCCCGACCGGCCAGGCTGTCGGGCCGCGCGCTTCCCGAGGCTCCCCCATCATGCTTCCCGTCCTCATCCACTTCACCTTCACCTCGCTCGCCTCGCAACTGCTGCTGTACGCGGTGGCGCTCGTCATGGTGGTGTCCATCGCCCGGAACGGCTGGCTCGGCGCCGAGGGTCCTTCGTCCGAGGGGCGGCTCACGCGCGCGCTTGGCTATGGCGCCGTCGCGGCGGGGTTGGCCTTCGTCGGTCTGCGCTACGCCCTGCCCGCGGACGCCATCCCCGGAGGCCAGGGCCAGGGCATCCCCGTGCACACCTATGGGTTGTTGCTGGCCGCCGGCTTCCTCACGGCGATGTCGGTGGCGTCGCGGCTGGCCCAGGACGAGTGGCGCTCGATGTCGTGGGTGCCGGACGCGGCCGGGGGCGGCCAGTGGGTGGACACCGAGGGGCCGCGCAAGCGCGAGGCGGTGCTGGACCTGGGCTTCCACGTGCTCGTGGGAGGCCTGGTGGGCAGCCGCCTCCTCTTCGTGCTCGTCAACTGGAAGGACTACGCGCGCGACTGGACGCAGGTGTTCTCGCTGGGCGGTGGGCTCGTGTTCTACGGCGGCCTCATCGGCGCGGCCCTGGCGGCGTGGCTCTTCGCGCGCCGCCACGGCATGGACTTCCTGCGTCTGGCGGACGTGGCCATTCCCACGGTGTCGCTCGGCCAGTGCCTGGGCCGGCTCGGGTGCTTCTCCGCCGGGTGCTGCTGGGGTGATGTCGCCGCGTCTGGCGCGCGCTTCATGGCCCGCTTTCCGGGCGCCGGGCTCGCCCAGGACTTGTTCGGCCGGCTCTCGGGCTCCGCCAGCCTCGCCTTCCAGTCCCAGGCCCAGGATGGGCGCTTCGTCCTGCCGGACTCCGGGCTCATCCTCCACTACCCCGTCCCGGGCGCGGTGCGCATCTCCGAGTGGGTGGCCCAGCACGGCACCACCCTGCCGGTCCATCCCACTCAAATCTACGAGTCCGTCGGGCAGCTCGTGCTCTTCTGCGTGCTCCTGTACGCGCGGCGCTACCGGCGCTTCCATGGGCAGATCTTCGCCCTGTGGCTCATGTGCTACGCGGTGCTGCGCACCACCGTGGAGCTGTTCCGCGGGGACACCGAGCGCGGCACCCTGCACGGCCTGCTCGAGTCGCTTGGCGCATCGCGTCTAGCCGACGCGGTGCCCCTGGAGGCCTGGTACAACATCTCCACCAGCCAGTTCATCTCGCTGTGTATGTTCACTTTTGGCGCTACTTTGTTGTACCGGCGGATCCGCCAGTCCGGTGAGCTGCCGGGCGTGGGACCGACTCCCAGCCCCGCGTGAGGCTGCGAGGTTGATCGGAGCGCGCGTCTTGGGGACACTCGTGGGTGCCCATGGCGTACGAGTCCGCGAAGTCATCCACGAAGAATCAGGCCACGAAGGTCGGTACCTCGGCCAAGTCCGCCGCCAAGCTGGCTGCCACCAGCGGCGACACGAAGTCCGGCATGCCCGCGATGTCGGGCAGCGAGGTGA
Above is a window of Cystobacter fuscus DNA encoding:
- a CDS encoding prolipoprotein diacylglyceryl transferase, with product MLPVLIHFTFTSLASQLLLYAVALVMVVSIARNGWLGAEGPSSEGRLTRALGYGAVAAGLAFVGLRYALPADAIPGGQGQGIPVHTYGLLLAAGFLTAMSVASRLAQDEWRSMSWVPDAAGGGQWVDTEGPRKREAVLDLGFHVLVGGLVGSRLLFVLVNWKDYARDWTQVFSLGGGLVFYGGLIGAALAAWLFARRHGMDFLRLADVAIPTVSLGQCLGRLGCFSAGCCWGDVAASGARFMARFPGAGLAQDLFGRLSGSASLAFQSQAQDGRFVLPDSGLILHYPVPGAVRISEWVAQHGTTLPVHPTQIYESVGQLVLFCVLLYARRYRRFHGQIFALWLMCYAVLRTTVELFRGDTERGTLHGLLESLGASRLADAVPLEAWYNISTSQFISLCMFTFGATLLYRRIRQSGELPGVGPTPSPA
- the lspA gene encoding signal peptidase II, producing MPRKYLLLLSVALGVIFLDQWTKYLVVRELTTRFDDRPTLGERLSAMYGDPPPPGYDGLHFRSKRHIEIAPSFFRLRYAENPGAAWGMFRGLPPHIRGPLFHVVSLGAVVFITWYFSKLSGKDPKERWALWGLPLVLGGALGNYIDRLARAFVIDFLEAHWYDKAAWPSFNVADSAIVVGVGLLLVDAFVRKETPTEGKSAELGS
- a CDS encoding Mut7-C RNAse domain-containing protein, translating into MNPLTLRFHGPLNDFLAPERRGVEFAHPLPAPCSVKDLIESLGPPHPEVDVVLVDGEAVDFSHRVQHGQRIAVHPPGCPPDGMPSLRVGPPALSEPRFLLDVGLGRLASLLRMLGFDTVWRNDFADDVLARRSRDEQRILLTRDLGVLKRSEVVHGYFPRETNPSRQLPEVARRYGLVPRMRPFTRCLACNTPLVGTSPDEVRGRVPERVLATFSSFQHCPGCQRVFWAGSHHDRMRALIDSLRGV
- the lspA gene encoding signal peptidase II, with protein sequence MVKRFRVLILVGLATLAADQVTKYLAVAHLTEALDGRTGLAARLEGFVSERNLDNDPPVEGAFRRSTRPYRFIEDYWHFRYVENPGAAWGMFANLPEGVRRPFFHGVSLVALGFILYMYLKLTPDQVRSRWALALVTGGALGNFVDRLLRGYVIDFIDWHWRNQPGMRWPTFNVADAAICVGVGLLLLDSFLTRQPVESVTPGGQVV